ACCGAGCGGTCCCTGTCGTTCCCCTACGAGCGGATCCTCGTGGCGACCGACGGGAGTTCGACGGCGACGTACGCGGCCGAACACGCCGTCGACCTGGCGGCGTCGCTCGGCGCGACGCTGCACGTGCTCAGCGTCGTCGACGACTCGCTGCTCGGACTCGACGTGCGCTCTGCGCTCTCCGGGGCCGAGGAGGAGGAGGCCGCCGAGGAGGCCGTCGAGAACGTCGTCCTCGCCGCGGAGTCCCGCGACGTCGACGTCGAGAGCCACGTCGAGCACGAGTCGCCGCACGAGGCCATCCTCGACGCCGTCGAGTCGTACGACATCGACGCCGTCGTGATGGGAACGACGGGGAAGGGCGCCGTCGACCGCATCCTACTCGGCAGCGTCGCCGAGAAGACGGTCCGCACGTCGCCGGTGCCGGTGGTCACCGTCCACGAACCCTCGGAGTAACGCTGACGAAGTCGGACACGGACTCTCAGACCGCGACGGCCGCGTACAGCGCCCCTGCGGCGGCGAACACGCCCAGTCCGAACAGCGCGTAGTTGGCGACGCGGTTGTCCGCCCGCCACGCCGAGGCGGTGTAGCGGCGACCGGAGAGCGGCCACAGGAAGTTCACGCCCATCGGCGTGAGGGCGTCGCCGAGCAGGTGCGCGAAGACGGTGAGAGAGCCGAGGCAGAACGCGAAGACGGCGAGGCTCCCGTCCGCGAGGGCGGCGAGTCCGGCGTCGCCCACGCCGACGCCCGCGGACGTCAGCGCGCGGACGGCGCCGGCGAAGGCGCCGCCGACGAGCGCCGCGAAGAGAAGCGAGTGCGTCGGGCCGCGGTGCGGCAGGCCCGGAATCCGGTGGTCGACGTCCGGCAGCATCGTCAGCCACAGCATCGTCGCCCCGACGACGAACGCGAGGTCCGGGCGGCCGAGGCGGACGAGAGCGAACCCGACGGGCGCGAAGACGAGGAGCGAGACGCCGCAGTGTCCCTTCCAGTACATACCTCCGGTCTCGCCGGAACTCGGAAAAGCTGATTGGTCGGCGGCGACGACCGTACGGGAAACCGTTATCTCCGGACGCGTCCTCTCTCAGGCATGCTCGGCCCATTCGCGGGCGCGTTCGAGGGTCTCTCCGCGGTGGAGGCGACGGCCGCCCTCCTCCTCGTCTCCGTCGCCGCCGCCCTCGCCCTGGAGTTCGTCGTCCTCCGGACGGCCCGCCGCTACGTCGTCCACACCGACAGCGCCTACGACGACATCGTTCTCTCCGAATTGCGAGCGCCGCTGGTCGTCACCGCGGCCCTGGCGGGCGTGCTCCTCCTCACGCAGGTGCCGGCCGTGCGGGCGTCGACGGTGTTCCCGCCGGCGACGCTCGACACCTTCTTCGGCAAACCCTCGGTGTCGGTCATCGTCCTCGTCTGGGCGTACGCGGCCAACCGCGCGGTGAACCGACTCGTCGAACGCGTGAACGAGGAGGGCGGCCGGTTCGACTTCGCGCCCGTCCTCTCGAACGTCTGGACGCTCGTGGTCGTTCTCGGCGGCGCGGCCACCCTGCTGTACGTCTGGGACATCGAGATAACGCCGCTGCTCGGCGCGGCGGGCGTCGCCGGCATCGCCGTGGGCTTCGCCGCGAAGGACACCGTCGCCAACTTCTTCGGGGGAATCGCGCTGTACTTCGACGACACGTACAAACTCGGCGACTTCATCGTCCTCGACGACGGCACGTCTGGGTCCGTTGTGAAGGTGGGCATCCGCTCGACGACGCTTCTCACCCGCGACGAACTGATGGTGACGGTGCCGAACTCCGTGCTCAACGCGGCGAAGATAACGAACGAGTCCGCGCCGCAGCGACGCCGACGCATCCGCGTCCCCCTCTCCGTGGCCTACGGCACCGACCTGGACGAGTTCGAGGCGTTGGCCGTCGACGCGGCCGACGCGGAGTCGCTCGTCCTCGACTCGCCGAAACCCCGGATGCGCTTCCGCCGGTTCGGCGACTCCGCCCTGGAGTACGAACTGCTCTGCTGGGTGAGCGCCCCCACGCGCCGCCGCCGCGCCCAGCACGAACTGAACCGCGCGCTGTACGCGGCGCTTGACGACGCCGAGATAGAGATTCCCTTCCCGAAGCGGGACGTAACGCTGACGACGGCCGCCGCGCCCGCGGCGCAGGGGACGACCCGAGGGGCACCCGGTTCGAGCGACACCGACGCCGACTCCGGGGCGGACGAACGGGTGGCGACGGACGGCGCAGGCGGGGCGGGTGGGGCGGACGAGGGCGTCGAGAGGGGCGACGCGGATGCGGACGCCAGCCCGAAACGGTAACCCCGCGGCGTCCGAAGCGCCGGCATGGCCGTGCTGCTCCAGACCGTTGTCGCGCGCTTCTTCGATTGGCTCGTCGGGTCGTACGGGCCGTTCGTCATCCCGGTGCTCCTGTTCGCCGTCGGGGCCGTCGGCTACCTCGTCCTCGTCGCCGCCGGCCGCGCCGGCATCGCGGAGGAACTGGTCGAGACCGACGAGATGGGGTGGGGGGAGTCGCCGCCCGACAGCCCGAACGACGGCGAGGAGAAGTGGCAGCGCTGAGCGGCTACTCGCGGTTCCACGGCGCCGCCTCCGGGTCGACGAGTCGACGCTCCTCCTCGATACCGTCGAGCGCCGCGAGGTCCTCCCCGTCCAGTCGCAACTCGGTCGCGGCGAGGTTGTCCGCGGCGTGGTCGCCCGACCCCTTCGGGATGGGGACGACCCCCTTCTCGACGGCCCACGCGAGACA
This Halogeometricum sp. S3BR5-2 DNA region includes the following protein-coding sequences:
- a CDS encoding universal stress protein; its protein translation is MYERILVPVDGSDGSEEVLYHAGEMAQRTDGELTLLFVADTSRDSVTVVENDVVDALEEEGADIVEGAGGVLDSLGVDYSTDVVQGDVVPTIVDYAEEYDYDAVVMPTQGKQGLSKQLLGSVTEKVVRLSERPVVTVRTGTERSLSFPYERILVATDGSSTATYAAEHAVDLAASLGATLHVLSVVDDSLLGLDVRSALSGAEEEEAAEEAVENVVLAAESRDVDVESHVEHESPHEAILDAVESYDIDAVVMGTTGKGAVDRILLGSVAEKTVRTSPVPVVTVHEPSE
- a CDS encoding metal-dependent hydrolase; the encoded protein is MYWKGHCGVSLLVFAPVGFALVRLGRPDLAFVVGATMLWLTMLPDVDHRIPGLPHRGPTHSLLFAALVGGAFAGAVRALTSAGVGVGDAGLAALADGSLAVFAFCLGSLTVFAHLLGDALTPMGVNFLWPLSGRRYTASAWRADNRVANYALFGLGVFAAAGALYAAVAV
- a CDS encoding mechanosensitive ion channel family protein: MLGPFAGAFEGLSAVEATAALLLVSVAAALALEFVVLRTARRYVVHTDSAYDDIVLSELRAPLVVTAALAGVLLLTQVPAVRASTVFPPATLDTFFGKPSVSVIVLVWAYAANRAVNRLVERVNEEGGRFDFAPVLSNVWTLVVVLGGAATLLYVWDIEITPLLGAAGVAGIAVGFAAKDTVANFFGGIALYFDDTYKLGDFIVLDDGTSGSVVKVGIRSTTLLTRDELMVTVPNSVLNAAKITNESAPQRRRRIRVPLSVAYGTDLDEFEALAVDAADAESLVLDSPKPRMRFRRFGDSALEYELLCWVSAPTRRRRAQHELNRALYAALDDAEIEIPFPKRDVTLTTAAAPAAQGTTRGAPGSSDTDADSGADERVATDGAGGAGGADEGVERGDADADASPKR